The following are encoded together in the Bradymonas sediminis genome:
- a CDS encoding dimethylarginine dimethylaminohydrolase family protein translates to MKPAVLMTDPRHFAIKGGANPHTRLPDNSLKTVDIARAWPQWHAYIDALLAGGVDVYIIDATPELTGMVFAANAGFLTNRLGQDAPGDKEFYPSHFTAAHRVGEAKLFSDFMEKFGFSVKDYPASMLFEGEADAFPVGRGDALRWLFTWGFRSDAPVADWLEDEIVGAPMTRLKLTNPKYYHGDCLLCDLGGPLLAWTGGLDDESVEKLREEFSERLIEMSDADAVDFIGNSFYVETEKGRFLYTPSAIDAKLRARIEGEGIQVVGVNVNEFFGKGGGGPKCMVFNLGEVDPDDPRLSEEQRAFRRARHVEELRKTRWADSLG, encoded by the coding sequence ATGAAGCCCGCCGTATTAATGACAGATCCTCGCCATTTTGCCATCAAGGGCGGGGCCAACCCGCACACGCGTCTGCCCGATAATTCCTTAAAAACCGTGGATATTGCGCGCGCCTGGCCGCAGTGGCACGCCTATATCGACGCGCTTTTGGCAGGGGGCGTCGACGTCTATATCATCGACGCCACGCCCGAGCTGACCGGCATGGTCTTCGCCGCGAACGCGGGGTTTTTGACCAATCGCCTCGGCCAAGATGCGCCGGGTGATAAGGAATTTTATCCCAGCCATTTCACCGCCGCGCATCGCGTGGGTGAGGCGAAATTATTTTCCGATTTCATGGAGAAGTTCGGATTCTCGGTGAAAGATTATCCCGCGTCGATGCTCTTTGAGGGCGAGGCCGATGCGTTTCCGGTGGGGAGAGGGGACGCGCTGCGGTGGCTCTTCACCTGGGGATTTCGCAGCGATGCGCCGGTCGCCGACTGGCTCGAAGATGAGATCGTTGGCGCGCCGATGACGCGTCTGAAATTGACGAACCCCAAATATTATCACGGTGATTGCTTGCTCTGCGACCTCGGCGGCCCGCTGCTGGCGTGGACCGGTGGGCTTGACGATGAGTCTGTTGAGAAATTGCGCGAAGAATTTTCGGAGCGCCTCATCGAGATGAGCGACGCCGACGCCGTCGATTTCATCGGCAATTCATTTTACGTGGAGACCGAGAAGGGCCGCTTTCTCTACACTCCGTCGGCGATCGACGCGAAGTTGCGCGCGCGCATCGAGGGCGAGGGGATCCAGGTCGTGGGGGTCAACGTCAACGAGTTTTTCGGAAAGGGCGGCGGCGGGCCGAAGTGCATGGTCTTTAATCTCGGCGAGGTCGACCCGGACGATCCGCGTTTGAGCGAGGAGCAGCGCGCGTTTCGCCGCGCGCGTCACGTCGAAGAGCTGCGAAAGACCCGCTGGGCCGACTCCCTGGGATAA
- a CDS encoding sporulation protein, with protein sequence MTKIKLSQTLKFLTGRLNSVTGGELSLRLDLGKEHIKPGDELEARATLLCPDKMRTVDFVAISLEGQVQRDGKWQEFSKTAEVAQEIELPANYEFVIPIVLYIPEDAVFTQEGGHWRLKARAVVNGAVDPKAEATFEVRP encoded by the coding sequence ATGACCAAGATTAAACTCAGTCAAACCCTCAAATTTCTGACCGGAAGGCTTAATTCTGTCACGGGCGGCGAGTTGTCGCTGCGCCTGGACTTAGGCAAGGAACATATTAAGCCGGGCGACGAACTCGAAGCGCGCGCGACGCTCTTGTGTCCCGACAAAATGCGCACCGTCGACTTCGTGGCGATCAGCCTGGAAGGTCAGGTGCAGCGCGACGGTAAATGGCAGGAGTTCTCCAAGACCGCCGAGGTCGCCCAGGAGATCGAGTTGCCGGCCAATTACGAATTCGTCATTCCGATTGTCTTATATATTCCCGAGGACGCGGTCTTCACCCAGGAAGGCGGGCATTGGCGGCTCAAGGCGCGCGCCGTGGTGAACGGCGCGGTCGACCCGAAAGCCGAAGCCACTTTTGAAGTGCGCCCCTGA